A portion of the Bactrocera neohumeralis isolate Rockhampton chromosome 2, APGP_CSIRO_Bneo_wtdbg2-racon-allhic-juicebox.fasta_v2, whole genome shotgun sequence genome contains these proteins:
- the LOC126751739 gene encoding dual specificity mitogen-activated protein kinase kinase 4 has translation MAERPSNLFAAGSSRPRNPPSELNLGSFNGRQPPSFSSTSSGSASSNLSTSSASSSSSHNLVQRFCAPPAPAPAPVVAPVAPPVATTNNQERTRERIKQQACGKLLIDEECYHFTSDDLTDLGEIGRGAFGTVNKMIFKAGKVMAVKRIRSTVDEKEQKQLLMDLEVVMNSNECPYIVQFYGALFKEGDCWICMELMDTSLDKFYKYIYERKQQRIPESILAKITVATVQALNYLKEELSIIHRDVKPSNILLHRRGDIKLCDFGICGKLVDSIAETKDAGCRPYMAPERIDPERAKGYDVRSDVWSLGITLMEVATGLFPYPKWDSVFEQLYQVVKGDPPRLQTSYNGMEFSQEFVDFVNTCLNKDERERPKYGPLLEMPFILRGQRSHTDVAVYVTDILEKMVKDGITEFTTNQPAES, from the exons atggccGAACGTCCAAGTAATCTTTTTGCAG cTGGAAGTAGCCGTCCTCGCAATCCGCCAAGTGAATTGAATTTGGGCAGTTTTAATGGTCGCCAACCGCCTTCATTTTCTTCAACTTCATCCGGTTCAGCTTCGTCCAATTTGTCTACATCGTCAGCCTCCAGTTCCTCTTCACACAATTTGGTGCAACGATTTTGTGCGCCACCAGCACCAGCACCAGCACCAGTAGTGGCACCGGTAGCACCGCcggttgcaacaacaaacaatcaag AACGCACCCGTGAACGCATAAAACAACAAGCCTGCGGAAAGCTACTCATCGATGAAGAATGCTATCACTTTACTTCGGATGATTTAACTGATCTTGGTGAAATTGGCCGCGGTGCTTTTGGCACTGTAAACAAGATGATATTTAAAGCAGGCAAGGTAATGGCTGTGAAACGCATACGATCCACTGTCgatgaaaaagaacaaaaacaattgttaaTGGATTTGGAAGTGGTGATGAATTCAAACGAATGCCCCTACATAGTACAGTTTTATGGTGCGCTCTTTAAGGAAGGTGATTGCTGGATATGCATGGAGTTAATGGATACCTCATTGGATAAATTCTACAAATACATTTACGAACGTAAACAACAACGTATACCAGAGTCGATATTAGCTAAAATTACCGTGGCCACTGTGCAAGCGTTAAACTACTTAAAAGAAGAGTTATCGATCATTCATCGTGATGTTAAACCCAGCAATATTTTGTTGCATCGCCGTGGCGATATCAAGCTATGTGATTTCGGTATTTGTGGCAAATTAGTGGATTCGATTGCGGAGACCAAGGATGCCGGTTGCAGGCCATATATGGCG cCTGAACGCATTGATCCCGAGCGCGCTAAGGGCTACGATGTACGTAGTGATGTCTGGTCGTTGGGTATAACGCTGATGGAGGTCGCTACCGGTTTGTTTCCCTATCCGAAATGGGATTCAGTTTTCGAACAGTTGTATCAA gtTGTGAAAGGTGATCCCCCACGCCTACAGACTTCCTACAATGGCATGGAGTTCTCACAGGAATTTGTAGATTTTGTGAATACATG TTTAAACAAAGATGAGAGAGAACGACCCAAGTACGGTCCATTGCTGGAAATGCCTTTTATATTGCGTGGCCAGCGCAGCCACACCGATGTAGCTGTCTACG
- the LOC126751735 gene encoding uncharacterized protein LOC126751735 isoform X2, with protein MKCSVMGCSSDYMKNPLKKPFYGFPTDAAVAHKWVLFCQQPKEFNYRGFALRLKIKRDAVPTIRRISTGPTIRELRIQRRNQKQIVNDLLRKYNQEQKVKIKLAASEFDEICSSQSTKGSAPVVNNINGKKDTGEQIELIANGFDEISTQATKDSAPVTNKEDPVEQIEINANGYDEISIQATKDLGLVTDNTSLLYFTVSNDKEDTISEDYIHNEVQFEEVMMGNKRDYPVNVFEEVDELREQITLLRKDNICQRRINKGLCKKLEKWKRLNIEKDIRYANRISRVNVRLKNKTQECKNLEEKLNSIFTSGQINKMKNLKLNYQWDEEDIAKSLILYRSSGKTYKLLYDNGFPMPSVRTLQRWMWRHKIDPKKDENDAENITATEKVIDMVERENIIDPLNLIETENLIETENIIETENLIETEHLIETENIIETENLIETENLIETENLIETENFIETENIIESESVIAPENIIDPENVILETHMNDIDQTFAEYAITIEIV; from the exons atgaaatgttcAGTGATGGGCTGTAGTAGTGATTATATGAAAAATCCATTGAAAAAACCCTTCTATGGCTTTCCAACCGACGCAGCTGTTGCTCATAAATGGGTTTTATTTTGCCAGCAACCGAAAGAATTTAACTATCGGG gttttgcactgcgactGAAAATAAAGCGCGATGCGGTGCCCACTATCCGGCGAATATCGACTGGACCAACAATACGGGAGCTACGTATTCAACGGAGgaaccaaaaacaaattgtcAATGATCTATTACGAAAGTATAACCAGGAACAGAAAG tgaaaataaagTTAGCTGCTAGTGAGTTTGACGAAATATGCAGCTCTCAATCTACCAAGGGCTCAGCGCCAGTCGTAAACAATATAAATGGCAAAAAAGATACCGGTGAGCAAATAGAGTTAATTGCTAATGGATTTGACGAAATAAGCACTCAAGCCACTAAAGACTCAGCGCCAGTTACAAACAAGGAAGACCCCGTAGagcaaatagaaataaatgctAATGGATATGATGAAATAAGTATTCAAGCCACCAAAGACTTAGGGCTAGTTACAGACAATActtctttactttactttaccgTAAGTAATGACAAAGAAGACACAATATCTGAAGACTATATCCACAATGAAGTTCAGTTTGAGGAAGTAATGATGGGGAACAAAAGGGACTATCCTGTTAATGTGTTTGAGGAAGTGGATGAGCTACGGGAACAGAT CACACTTTTGCGAAAGGATAATATTTGTCAGCGCCGAATCAATAAGGGACTGTGCAAGAAGCTTGAAAAGTGGAAAAGACTAAATATAGAGAAGGATATTCGTTATGCAAACAGGATTAGTAGAGTGAATGtgcgattaaaaaataaaactcaggAATGTAAAAATCTAGAggaaaagctaaactctatttTCACCAGTGGgcaaattaacaaaatgaaaaacttaaaacttaattatCAATGGGATGAAGAGGATATTGCCAAATCCTTAATCCTATATAGATCAAGTGGCAAAACATATAAGTTGCTTTACGATAATGGTTTCCCTATGCCATCAGTGCGTACTTTACAGAGATGGATGTGGCGTCATAAAATCGACCCGAAAAAAGATGAAAATGACGCTGAAAACATAACTGCAACAGAAAAAGTAATTGATATGGTGGAAAGAGAGAATATAATTGatccattaaatttaattgaaacagaaaacttaattgaaacagaaaatataatagaaacagaaaacttaattgaaacagaacatttaattgaaacagaaaatataatagaaacagaaaatttaattgaaacagAGAACCTAATTGAAACAGAAAACTTAATTGAAACAGAAAACTTTAttgaaacagaaaatataattgaatcaGAGAGCGTAATTGCACCAGAAAACATAATTGATCCAGAAAATGTAATTTTGGAAACTCATATGAACGATATCGATCAAACATTCGCTGAATATGCAATTACGATAGAAAtagtttaa
- the LOC126751735 gene encoding uncharacterized protein LOC126751735 isoform X1, translating to MKCSVMGCSSDYMKNPLKKPFYGFPTDAAVAHKWVLFCQQPKEFNYRGKYICRDHFKDDDFLNIAQFKMGFALRLKIKRDAVPTIRRISTGPTIRELRIQRRNQKQIVNDLLRKYNQEQKVKIKLAASEFDEICSSQSTKGSAPVVNNINGKKDTGEQIELIANGFDEISTQATKDSAPVTNKEDPVEQIEINANGYDEISIQATKDLGLVTDNTSLLYFTVSNDKEDTISEDYIHNEVQFEEVMMGNKRDYPVNVFEEVDELREQITLLRKDNICQRRINKGLCKKLEKWKRLNIEKDIRYANRISRVNVRLKNKTQECKNLEEKLNSIFTSGQINKMKNLKLNYQWDEEDIAKSLILYRSSGKTYKLLYDNGFPMPSVRTLQRWMWRHKIDPKKDENDAENITATEKVIDMVERENIIDPLNLIETENLIETENIIETENLIETEHLIETENIIETENLIETENLIETENLIETENFIETENIIESESVIAPENIIDPENVILETHMNDIDQTFAEYAITIEIV from the exons atgaaatgttcAGTGATGGGCTGTAGTAGTGATTATATGAAAAATCCATTGAAAAAACCCTTCTATGGCTTTCCAACCGACGCAGCTGTTGCTCATAAATGGGTTTTATTTTGCCAGCAACCGAAAGAATTTAACTATCGGGGTAAGTATATTTGCAGAGACCACTTTAAGGACGACGACTTCCTAAATATTGCACAATTTAAAATGG gttttgcactgcgactGAAAATAAAGCGCGATGCGGTGCCCACTATCCGGCGAATATCGACTGGACCAACAATACGGGAGCTACGTATTCAACGGAGgaaccaaaaacaaattgtcAATGATCTATTACGAAAGTATAACCAGGAACAGAAAG tgaaaataaagTTAGCTGCTAGTGAGTTTGACGAAATATGCAGCTCTCAATCTACCAAGGGCTCAGCGCCAGTCGTAAACAATATAAATGGCAAAAAAGATACCGGTGAGCAAATAGAGTTAATTGCTAATGGATTTGACGAAATAAGCACTCAAGCCACTAAAGACTCAGCGCCAGTTACAAACAAGGAAGACCCCGTAGagcaaatagaaataaatgctAATGGATATGATGAAATAAGTATTCAAGCCACCAAAGACTTAGGGCTAGTTACAGACAATActtctttactttactttaccgTAAGTAATGACAAAGAAGACACAATATCTGAAGACTATATCCACAATGAAGTTCAGTTTGAGGAAGTAATGATGGGGAACAAAAGGGACTATCCTGTTAATGTGTTTGAGGAAGTGGATGAGCTACGGGAACAGAT CACACTTTTGCGAAAGGATAATATTTGTCAGCGCCGAATCAATAAGGGACTGTGCAAGAAGCTTGAAAAGTGGAAAAGACTAAATATAGAGAAGGATATTCGTTATGCAAACAGGATTAGTAGAGTGAATGtgcgattaaaaaataaaactcaggAATGTAAAAATCTAGAggaaaagctaaactctatttTCACCAGTGGgcaaattaacaaaatgaaaaacttaaaacttaattatCAATGGGATGAAGAGGATATTGCCAAATCCTTAATCCTATATAGATCAAGTGGCAAAACATATAAGTTGCTTTACGATAATGGTTTCCCTATGCCATCAGTGCGTACTTTACAGAGATGGATGTGGCGTCATAAAATCGACCCGAAAAAAGATGAAAATGACGCTGAAAACATAACTGCAACAGAAAAAGTAATTGATATGGTGGAAAGAGAGAATATAATTGatccattaaatttaattgaaacagaaaacttaattgaaacagaaaatataatagaaacagaaaacttaattgaaacagaacatttaattgaaacagaaaatataatagaaacagaaaatttaattgaaacagAGAACCTAATTGAAACAGAAAACTTAATTGAAACAGAAAACTTTAttgaaacagaaaatataattgaatcaGAGAGCGTAATTGCACCAGAAAACATAATTGATCCAGAAAATGTAATTTTGGAAACTCATATGAACGATATCGATCAAACATTCGCTGAATATGCAATTACGATAGAAAtagtttaa
- the LOC126751744 gene encoding uncharacterized protein LOC126751744 codes for MDWPTDKLLRLIELFKKNRCLWDPKDRNYKKSNVKDRAWNNISDELGRSAIETKKKMESLLASYRRERKKYELALSGSHADKEYISKWFAFNAMSFMADRSFDRRPIHDIHHDPLDEILQQDGSHSQDSYEINSKRIRPNEKESPRRSVTFDVTHPAMTKEKESTNSYCINRNAAEFKRRDSSDIFGEYISTKHRKYSDHVKNVIEHQIAQILFDADMGLYNTGTTTTVTISARSPIVETDTGGTSEIIYEK; via the exons ATGGATTGGCCAACAGACAAGCTGTTACGACTCAttgagctttttaaaaaaaatcgctgcCTCTGGGATCCTAAAGATAGAAACTATAAGAAAAGCAACGTTAAAGACAGGGCTTGGAATAACATCAGCGATGAGTTGGGAAGGAGTGCCATTGAAACTAAGAAAAAGATGGAATCGCTCCTTGCTTCATATCGTCGAGagcgtaaaaaatatgaattagcTCTAAGCGGTTCTCATGCGGACAAGGAGTATATTTCAAAGTGGTTCGCGTTTAATGCTATGAGTTTTATGGCTGACAGATCATTTGATAGAAGACCCATACAcgatata CATCATGATCCTTTGGACGAAATATTACAACAAGATGGTTCTCACAGTCAGGACTCCTATGAGATTAATTCGAAGCGTATAAGACCAAATGAGAAGGAAAGTCCGCGAAGAAGTGTAACATTTGATGTAACGCACCCTGCAATGACTAAAGAAAAAGAGAGTACAAACTCCTACTGTATTAACAGAAACGCTGCCGAATTCAAAAGGCGAGATTCTAGTGATATATTCGGAGAATATATTTCTACAAAGCATCGAAAATATAGTGATCATGTCAAAAACGTAATAGAACATCAAATTGCACAAATTTTGTTTGACGCCGATATGGGCCTCTACAACACCGGCACAACAACGACCGTTACGATATCCGCCCGATCGCCAATTGTAGAAACGGACACAGGAGGCACTTCGGAAatcatttatgaaaaatag